A genomic window from Verrucomicrobiales bacterium includes:
- a CDS encoding sigma 54-interacting transcriptional regulator, giving the protein MATKKRVVIGLLGSVLDFGYHEERWSKWRPTVSLCKHPELPVDRFELIYDPQFQNIANVVLSDLRRVSESIIARGTPQPLRDPWDFEEVYAALHDFARAYPFKPDEEEYLIHITTGTHVQQICLFLLTESRHFPARLVQSAPLDSKRRGADGKFAIIDLDLSKYDRLASRFGTEQREARTFLKSGIATRNARFNELIEQIEHVAIQAREPILLTGPTGAGKSQLARRIYELKKSRHQLEGGFVDVNCATLRGDSAMSALFGHVKGAFTGAQKDRAGLLRTADRGVLFLDEIGELGADEQAMLLRALEEKRFLPFGGDEEVRSDFQLIAGTNRDLLQSVREGRFREDLLARINLWTFQLPGLRERPEDIEPNLDYELDQYARKSGQRVTLSKEVREAFLEFARSPAARWSANFRDLNACVTRMATLASGGRITREVLSGEVTRLRVAWSEARDEGDDDATLLALVGPKRLKELDLFDRVQLAGVIRVCRESATLSEAGRKLFAVTRENRRTANDADRLRKYLARFQLDWEEVRASST; this is encoded by the coding sequence ATGGCAACCAAGAAACGAGTCGTGATTGGACTGCTGGGGAGTGTGTTGGACTTCGGCTACCACGAAGAGCGGTGGTCTAAATGGCGTCCGACGGTTTCCTTGTGCAAGCATCCGGAGCTGCCGGTGGATCGGTTCGAGCTGATCTACGACCCTCAGTTTCAGAATATCGCCAATGTGGTCTTGTCGGACCTGCGACGGGTGTCCGAATCCATCATTGCACGCGGAACGCCGCAGCCGCTGCGGGATCCCTGGGATTTTGAGGAGGTCTATGCTGCATTGCATGACTTCGCTCGGGCTTATCCCTTCAAACCGGACGAAGAGGAATACCTGATTCATATCACCACCGGCACCCACGTGCAGCAGATCTGTTTGTTCTTGCTGACGGAATCGCGGCATTTTCCCGCGCGGCTGGTGCAGAGCGCCCCGTTGGATTCCAAGCGACGTGGAGCCGACGGCAAGTTCGCCATCATCGATCTCGATTTGTCCAAGTATGATCGCCTGGCCTCGCGCTTCGGCACGGAGCAGCGTGAAGCCCGCACCTTTTTGAAGTCGGGAATCGCCACTCGCAACGCCCGGTTCAATGAGCTTATCGAGCAGATTGAACATGTGGCGATCCAGGCTCGGGAGCCGATCTTGCTGACCGGACCTACGGGTGCCGGTAAATCACAGCTGGCTCGCCGCATCTACGAACTCAAGAAATCCCGGCACCAGCTCGAGGGCGGATTTGTGGATGTCAACTGCGCCACCTTGCGCGGGGATTCCGCGATGAGCGCGTTGTTCGGTCATGTGAAAGGGGCGTTTACGGGAGCCCAAAAGGATCGGGCTGGGTTGTTGCGCACGGCCGATCGAGGTGTGTTGTTCCTGGATGAGATCGGCGAACTGGGGGCCGACGAGCAGGCGATGCTCTTGCGCGCGCTTGAGGAGAAGCGTTTTCTCCCCTTTGGGGGGGATGAGGAGGTGAGGAGCGATTTTCAGCTGATCGCGGGGACGAACCGCGATCTGCTCCAGAGTGTGCGGGAGGGACGTTTTCGTGAGGATTTGTTGGCTCGAATCAATCTCTGGACCTTCCAGTTGCCTGGATTACGGGAGCGTCCGGAGGATATTGAACCCAATCTAGATTACGAACTTGACCAGTATGCGCGGAAATCCGGTCAGCGGGTCACGCTCAGCAAGGAAGTGCGCGAGGCCTTCCTCGAATTTGCTCGGTCTCCGGCCGCTCGCTGGTCGGCCAACTTCCGGGACCTCAATGCCTGTGTTACCCGAATGGCGACCCTCGCGTCGGGAGGAAGAATCACCCGCGAGGTGCTGTCCGGTGAAGTGACCCGTCTCCGCGTGGCGTGGAGCGAGGCACGGGATGAAGGGGATGATGACGCCACGCTGCTCGCGCTGGTGGGTCCCAAACGTCTCAAGGAGCTTGATCTGTTCGATCGGGTGCAACTCGCCGGAGTGATTCGGGTTTGTCGGGAATCCGCCACCCTCTCCGAAGCGGGAAGGAAACTGTTTGCCGTGACTCGCGAGAATCGGCGAACGGCGAACGATGCTGATCGGCTGCGCAAGTACCTCGCCCGGTTTCAGCTTGATTGGGAGGAGGTGAGGGCTAGTTCCACTTGA
- a CDS encoding TROVE domain-containing protein produces the protein MANKNLFRSQRGALLPQTDATNQEGAPAYAFGPRHALAQYVATGCLNSTFYASAKDQLQQLLSLARDVDDPFLAKAAVYARTKGFMKDTPAVLCALLATRDTQLLRRVFDRVIDDGKMLRNFVQVMRSGAVGRKSLGTVPKKLAQGWLESRTDEQLFRASVGNDPSMADLIKLVHPKPNSPQREALYGYLLERKHEATALPEIVKQFEAFKAAVPNQRGVVPEVPFQMLTALNLGQTEWAAIAKQAPWQMTRMNLNTFARHGVFNDRAMVNTVAQRLKDPSAVRRARAFPYQLLAAFRSAGNEVPSPILEALQDAMEVATENVPRLEGKIYVCPDVSGSMSSPVTGHRKGATSSVRCIDVAALVAASILRQNPQAEVLPFESNVVPVRLNARDSIMTNAEKLAAVGGGGTNCSAPLAELNRRQAKGDLVVFISDNESWVDATNGRGTGTMREWTVFKRFNPQAQLVCIDLQPSATTQANEGESVLNVGGFSDQVFEVIAAFTEGRLGAEHWVGVMDAISL, from the coding sequence ATGGCCAACAAGAACTTATTCCGATCCCAGCGAGGAGCACTGCTCCCGCAAACGGATGCCACCAATCAAGAGGGTGCCCCGGCCTATGCGTTCGGCCCGAGGCACGCCCTCGCGCAGTATGTCGCAACGGGTTGCTTGAACTCCACCTTCTACGCCTCCGCGAAGGACCAATTGCAGCAACTCCTGAGCTTGGCGCGAGACGTCGATGATCCGTTTCTCGCGAAAGCGGCGGTTTACGCCCGAACCAAGGGATTCATGAAGGATACCCCGGCGGTGCTCTGCGCCCTCCTGGCGACCCGCGATACTCAGCTTCTGCGACGGGTTTTCGATCGGGTGATCGACGATGGAAAAATGCTCCGGAACTTTGTGCAGGTCATGCGCTCCGGAGCCGTGGGACGCAAGTCTCTCGGCACGGTGCCGAAAAAGCTGGCTCAGGGCTGGTTGGAGTCCAGAACCGACGAGCAACTGTTTCGGGCGTCGGTTGGGAACGACCCCTCCATGGCGGACCTGATCAAGTTGGTTCACCCGAAACCGAACAGTCCACAGCGCGAGGCCCTGTATGGATACCTGCTCGAGCGAAAGCACGAAGCCACCGCACTGCCCGAAATCGTCAAACAGTTCGAGGCGTTTAAGGCGGCCGTTCCCAACCAGCGAGGTGTGGTGCCGGAGGTACCGTTCCAAATGCTCACGGCGCTCAACCTCGGTCAAACGGAATGGGCGGCAATCGCAAAACAGGCGCCTTGGCAGATGACTCGCATGAATCTGAACACCTTCGCTCGTCACGGGGTTTTCAACGATCGAGCTATGGTTAACACGGTCGCTCAGCGACTCAAGGATCCGAGTGCCGTCCGACGCGCTCGAGCGTTTCCGTATCAGCTGCTGGCCGCGTTTCGGTCGGCCGGGAACGAGGTGCCCAGCCCGATTTTAGAAGCACTGCAGGACGCCATGGAGGTGGCAACCGAGAACGTGCCCCGTCTCGAGGGAAAGATCTATGTGTGTCCGGATGTCTCCGGCTCCATGAGTTCCCCGGTGACGGGGCACCGGAAGGGGGCGACGAGCTCGGTGCGGTGCATCGATGTAGCTGCTCTGGTGGCCGCTTCCATCCTGCGACAGAATCCGCAGGCCGAAGTCCTGCCGTTCGAGTCGAACGTCGTGCCGGTGCGTCTGAACGCCCGCGACAGCATCATGACGAATGCAGAGAAGTTGGCTGCAGTGGGCGGAGGCGGAACGAACTGTTCCGCCCCGCTGGCCGAGTTGAACCGCCGCCAAGCGAAGGGCGACCTGGTCGTGTTCATCTCCGACAACGAATCGTGGGTGGACGCGACCAATGGCCGCGGAACCGGGACAATGCGCGAGTGGACCGTGTTTAAGCGGTTTAATCCGCAGGCTCAGTTGGTCTGTATCGATCTTCAGCCTTCGGCGACCACGCAGGCGAACGAGGGAGAATCGGTATTGAACGTCGGAGGATTTTCCGACCAAGTCTTCGAGGTGATCGCCGCCTTCACGGAAGGCCGCCTCGGGGCCGAGCATTGGGTGGGCGTCATGGACGCCATCTCTTTGTAG
- a CDS encoding RtcB family protein — protein METATNQMSIQSTGEATGFLPAPENKGKPITVIGTKAIRDGFDAKCLEQALNSRGAPGVTDLVLNPDAHAGYGAPVGCVLVSPTHVYPGPVGVDIKCSMSLLQLDLPAAAIEDRPTRRALIDAILERTPTGAGKGQRSVKKGRAVDSALGRRVAIEGASVGVCHELGIPPEWATRCEDSFHLGHNNQSGDLAERLEFLLSTGRFAKFEDKVRQLGSYGGGNHFGECETVQVGTDERARRAAEVFGLRDGHVAFLSHCGSRGFGYQLANDQFRVLQSKFATWDIPLPGGDRELVYAPLGTPEANDYLNDMALGANFATVNHLLINALVLEAFQEVLPGARGSLVYFISHNIARREIVENRECWVHRKGATRAFPAHHYALKETPFYETGHPILLPGNPTAGSCVMVADPGAAKSCYSVNHGAGRAKGRKAAIRELDQSTVDQEFAAHDILTNCRTYPKDEAPAAYKDFNEVLSSVRLAGLASEVARLRARFVIKDSEDSLKGAA, from the coding sequence ATGGAAACTGCCACAAACCAAATGAGCATCCAATCCACCGGCGAAGCGACGGGATTTCTCCCAGCGCCGGAGAACAAAGGAAAACCGATCACCGTCATCGGAACCAAGGCCATCCGCGACGGCTTCGATGCCAAGTGCCTCGAGCAAGCGTTGAACTCACGCGGTGCGCCCGGTGTGACGGATCTGGTGCTGAACCCCGATGCCCATGCAGGCTATGGAGCCCCGGTCGGTTGCGTGCTCGTGTCCCCGACCCATGTGTATCCGGGGCCGGTGGGGGTGGATATCAAATGCTCCATGAGCCTGCTGCAGCTGGATCTTCCCGCCGCCGCGATCGAGGATAGGCCGACCCGCCGGGCGCTCATTGACGCCATTCTGGAGCGCACTCCAACCGGCGCAGGTAAGGGCCAGCGTTCCGTCAAGAAAGGGCGCGCGGTCGACAGTGCGCTAGGCCGTCGCGTTGCGATCGAAGGCGCTTCAGTCGGGGTCTGTCACGAACTCGGGATCCCGCCCGAGTGGGCGACCCGCTGCGAGGATTCCTTTCACCTGGGCCACAACAACCAAAGCGGCGATCTCGCCGAGCGCCTCGAGTTCCTCCTCTCGACTGGCCGCTTCGCCAAATTCGAAGACAAGGTGCGTCAACTCGGTTCCTACGGCGGCGGAAACCACTTTGGAGAATGCGAGACGGTGCAGGTGGGAACTGACGAACGGGCCCGGCGCGCCGCCGAGGTCTTCGGACTGCGCGATGGGCACGTGGCGTTTCTTTCCCACTGCGGATCTCGCGGGTTCGGGTATCAGCTCGCGAATGATCAGTTTCGGGTGCTCCAAAGCAAGTTTGCCACTTGGGACATCCCTCTACCGGGTGGGGATCGCGAATTGGTCTATGCCCCTCTCGGCACTCCCGAGGCGAACGACTATCTGAATGACATGGCCTTGGGTGCCAACTTTGCGACCGTGAATCATCTCTTGATCAATGCTCTGGTGTTGGAGGCATTCCAAGAGGTGCTACCCGGAGCCCGTGGATCCCTCGTGTACTTCATTAGCCACAATATCGCCCGACGCGAGATCGTCGAGAATCGCGAATGCTGGGTTCATCGAAAGGGAGCCACCCGGGCCTTTCCCGCCCACCATTATGCCCTGAAAGAAACACCGTTTTATGAAACCGGGCATCCGATCCTATTGCCGGGCAACCCGACGGCGGGATCCTGCGTGATGGTGGCCGATCCTGGCGCCGCTAAGAGCTGCTATAGCGTAAACCACGGCGCAGGCCGAGCCAAGGGGCGCAAGGCGGCAATCCGGGAACTGGACCAGTCAACGGTGGATCAAGAGTTTGCCGCTCACGATATCCTGACCAACTGCCGCACCTATCCGAAGGACGAGGCTCCGGCGGCCTACAAGGACTTCAACGAAGTCCTCAGCTCAGTCCGGCTCGCTGGCCTGGCCAGTGAAGTGGCGCGGCTGCGCGCCCGCTTCGTGATCAAGGATTCCGAGGACAGCCTGAAAGGGGCAGCCTAG
- a CDS encoding DUF2892 domain-containing protein, translating to MTLERIIRMAAGTFVLSSLALAHYHSPNWLWFTAFVGFNLLQSSMTGFCPLEIVLKKLGVGKQQGCC from the coding sequence ATGACACTGGAACGAATCATTCGAATGGCGGCCGGGACCTTCGTCCTGTCGAGCTTGGCGCTGGCCCATTATCATAGCCCCAACTGGCTGTGGTTTACGGCCTTTGTAGGCTTCAACCTGCTCCAATCGTCCATGACGGGTTTCTGCCCGCTGGAAATCGTGCTTAAGAAACTCGGTGTCGGGAAGCAGCAGGGTTGCTGCTAG